In Scatophagus argus isolate fScaArg1 chromosome 3, fScaArg1.pri, whole genome shotgun sequence, one genomic interval encodes:
- the per3 gene encoding period circadian protein homolog 3 isoform X2, which translates to MCDQSAEMPGGDSSPDGEEPALPSTTGEDGGEERVSSAQQDGGLQSENLGGEESGASGGEVGQEDEEMTSGSHDLSSSANHSPGSAIGSTSASSKSSENTDGGRGQAHREVMITVAEMKKRLPSDKRSRSKASTVEALHYALNCVKQVQANSEYYKLLMRNGQDERKDASVCTLEELERVTSEHTLKNTDSFVVVFSLSSGRVLYASEQAPSILCCKRKFLESAKFVELLFHQDVNVFYSHTAQLHLPPWSSSHTGVLFDCAQVKSFFCRIRGGKDREGEMRYNPFRITPYLLKVQGKGSGEEEEPCCLALAERIISGYEAPRIPLDKRIFTTTHSPGCVFLEVDDRAVPLLGYLPQDLIGSSLLTRIHPDDRPLMLSMHRKVLKYAGQSPFEHSPVRLRCQNGDHITLDTSWSSFINPWSRKVAFIIGRHKVRTGPLNEDVFAPQTEDDIPVTYEEIKDLQAKIYKLFLQPVHNNGSSGYGSLGSNGSHEHYISVASSSDSNGNLWEDSQREPMTLQQICADVNRVKSWGQQAYLASSHKLALLGKPATACLPPSAPNPEVRDHEESSKQTHIPSYQQINCVDNIIRYLESCTGPALKRKSESHSLATSSASSSTSEDDKPVGAADTAQASSDVVLDSGVSVAPTAAAVVGAPLTDITMSTKAMSVVSVTSQCSYSSTIVHVPQPESEATALEDTPMGSEPADAAPTPVRPAPSPPTEERRFIGLTKEVLSAHTQKEEQEYVDRFRHRILQSPYSSYLQLDNSSMAHSHHPGDYPHPLSAGGWNRFRRGKPRHKRPKPHGSSDSYASPPGPKSSWPSSESSQPQVGEPYSQTSPLQAPFFPMMTTQPGPEQPPRPQQQPGATMVPQPPDQTQFNYNFNILQSPPCLPGMQPIQMEPIQNLQNIPNFHSVQPIAPAQSINPYVTPVMAVILPNYPTFTPGYPSIYPPPTSSMLHQAPVNMAGFAPASVPFPQLLFQAQPVPHTQTPLGPLLCSPRASSSVGEEEEAAGPRALFSSSRSSSPLQLNLLQEELPKPNEGQSSTGHNHAESLHEQHTNEGDNPSDSGNHDAQSTSSELLDLLLQEDARSGTGSNASGSGSGESGGSLGSGSGSNGTSTSHTGSSNSSKYFASNDSSDTSRKARKSQEASAEHQHSFETRVESSLWNMIQHTPERVMMTYQIHSRDQNEVLAEDREKLRVLQPLQPWFSQEQREELAEVHPWIQQHTIPQEINTQGCVSCNAGVGVTQSPLPTAPDSSSPLESPEQDSIGPVEDT; encoded by the exons ATGTGTGACCAAAGTGCGGAGATGCCTGGAGGTGACAGCAGCCCTGATGGGGAGGAGCCTGCATTACCGTCAACCACGGGGGAagatggaggggaggagagggtgTCCTCAGCGCAGCAGGATGGAGGGCTGCAGTCAGAGAACCTCGGGGGGGAGGAGAGCGGAGCTTCAGGTGGAGAAGTTGGGCAGGAAGATGAGGAGATGACGAGCGGATCACATGACCTCTCttcctcagccaatcacagccctGGTAGCGCTATAGGTTCCACTTCAGCCTCATCTAAGAG CAGTGAGAACACAGATGGTGGCAGAGGGCAGGCCCACAGAGAGGTGATGATCACAGTGGCggagatgaagaagaggctCCCATCGGACAAACGCAGTCGCAGCAAAGCGAGCACTGTGGAGGCCTTACATTATGCACTCAATTGTGTCAAACAAGTGCAAG CAAATAGCGAATACTACAAACTGCTGATGCGAAATGGCCAGGATGAAAGGAAAGATGCCAGCGTGTGCACCCTGGAAGAGTTGGAGAGAGTCACATCTGAACACACGCTTAAAAACacg gacTCCTTTGTGGTGGTTTTCTCGCTGTCGAGTGGCCGCGTCCTGTATGCTTCGGAGCAGGCTCCCAGCATCCTGTGCTGCAAGAGGAAGTTCTTGGAGTCGGCCAAGTTTGTGGAGCTGCTCTTCCACCAAGATGTTAATGTCTTCTACTCTCACACGGCTCAACTGCATTTGCCGCCTTGGAGCAGCTCACACACAG gtgttttgtttgactgtgCCCAGGTCAAGTCTTTCTTCTGTAGAATCAG AGGTGGGAAGGACCGTGAGGGTGAGATGCGTTACAACCCATTTCGGATAACCCCTTACCTGCTGAAGGTGCAGGGAAAAGGaagtggggaggaggaggagccgtGCTGCCTGGCGCTGGCTGAGCGCATCATCTCTGGATATGAGG CACCTCGGATCCCTTTAGACAAGCGAATCTTCACCACCACACACTCCCCTGGCTGTGTGTTCCTGGAAGTGGATGACAG GGCTGTGCCATTGCTCGGATACCTTCCTCAGGATCTGATTGGCTCTTCGTTGCTGACTCGCATTCACCCAGATGACCGCCCCCTCATGCTGTCTATGCACAGGAAAG TGTTGAAGTATGCGGGCCAGTCTCCATTTGAGCACTCTCCGGTGCGCCTGCGCTGTCAGAACGGAGACCACATCACCTTGGACACCAGCTGGTCCAGCTTCATCAACCCCTGGAGCCGCAAGGTGGCCTTCATCATTGGACGGCATAAAGTCAGGAC GGGTCCACTTAATGAGGATGTGTTCGCTCCTCAAACTGAGGATGATATCCCTGTCACCtatgaggaaataaaagatCTGCAAGCAAAAATCTACAAGCTTTTCCTGCAG CCGGTCCATAACAATGGTTCCAGTGGTTATGGCAGTTTGGGAAGTAACGGCTCTCATGAGCACTACATCAGCGTAGCCTCTTCAAGTGACAGCAATGGTAACCTGTGGGAGGACTCACAGCGGGAGCCG ATGACTCTGCAACAGATCTGTGCTGATGTGAACAGAGTCAAGAGCTGGGGCCAGCAGGCTTATCTGGCCTCCAGCCATAAACTTGCTCTTCTTGGCAAACCTGCCACAG CGTGTCTGCCCCCCTCAGCTCCCAACCCTGAGGTCAGAGATCATGAAGAAAGCagtaagcaaacacacattcctTCTTATCAGCAGATCAACTGTGTGGACAACATCATCAG ATATTTGGAGAGCTGCACAGGTCCAGCCCTCAAGCGTAAGAGCGAATCTCATTCTCTGGCCACCTCTTCTGCCTCATCCTCTACCTCAGAAGACGACAAGCCTGTCGGAGCTGCTGACACAGCTCAGGCTAGCTCAGATG TGGTGCTGGACAGTGGGGTGTCGGTGGCccctacagcagcagcagttgtaGGAGCGCCTCTGACAGACATCACTATGTCCACCAAGGCCATGAGTGTGGTCTCTGTTACCAGCCAGTGTTCGTACAGCAGCACCATTGTCCATGTGCCGCAGCCTGAATCAG AAGCCACAGCACTGGAGGATACCCCAATGGGCAGCGAGCCTGCAGATGCTGCTCCAACTCCTGTCCGTCCTGCCCCAAGCCCCCCGACAGAAGAACGAAGGTTTATAGGTCTTACGAAGGAGGTGCTGTCAGCTCACACCCAGAAAGAGGAGCAAGAGTATGTGGATCGATTCCGCCATCGCATCCTCCAGAGCCCCTACAGCTCCTATCTGCAACTGGACAACAGCTCCATGGCTCACTCCCACCACCCAG GCGACTACCCACATCCATTGAGTGCTGGTGGGTGGAACCGTTTTCGGAGAGGGAAACCCAGACACAAGCGCCCCAAACCCCATGGTTCCTCAGACAGCTATGCTTCCCCACCTGGCCCCAAATCCTCCTGGCCCTCCTCAGAGTCCTCCCAGCCTCAGGTGGGAGAGCCCTACAGCCAAACATCCCCACTCCAGGCACCATTCTTTCCCATGATGACAACCCAGCCTGGCCCTGAACAGCCGCCCAGACCACAACAGCAGCCTGGAGCGACCATGGTGCCACAGCCTCCTGACCAAACCCAGTTCAACTACAACTTCAACATCCTGCAATCTCCTCCGTGCCTGCCAGGCATGCAACCGATCCAGATGGAGCCCATACAAAATCTGCAGAATATACCGAACTTTCACAGTGTGCAGCCTATTGCTCCAGCCCAAAGCATCAACCCATATGTGACTCCAGTCATGGCTGTCATCCTGCCCAACTACCCAACTTTCACTCCAGGTTACCCGTCCATTTACCCACCGCCCACTTCTTCCATGCTGCACCAGGCACCCGTCAACATGGCAGGTTTTGCCCCTGCCAGTGTCCCTTTCCCTCAGCTCCTTTTCCAAGCCCAGCCTGTTCCCCACACTCAGACCCCACTGGGCCCTCTGCTTTGCTCACCCCGTGCCAGCTCCTCTGttggggaagaagaggaggcagcTGGGCCACGGGCTTTATTCTCCAGCTCTCGCTCAAGTTCTCCACTGCAGCTAAACTTGCTGCAGGAGGAGTTGCCAAAACCAAATGAAGGGCAGAGCAGCACCGGGCACAACCATGCCGAGAGCCTTCACGAACAACATACCAACGAA GGTGATAACCCCAGTGATTCTGGGAACCATGATGCCCAGTCTACATCCAGTGAGTTGCTCgacctgctgctgcaggaggatgCCAGGTCAGGGACTGGCTCCAATGCTTCAGGGTCTGGGTCAGGGGAGTCTGGTGGTTCTTTGGGATCTGGATCTGGCTCCAATGGAACTTCAACCTCACACACTG gcagcagcaacagcagcaaatacTTTGCCAGCAATGATTCATCAGACACATCACGCAAAGCCCGTAAGAGCCAGGAGGCTTCGGCAGAGCACCAGCACAGCTTTGAGACACGGGTGGAGAGCTCACTGTGGAACATGATCCAGCACACACCTGAGCGTGTCATGATGACATACCAGATCCACTCCAG GGACCAGAATGAGGTGTTGGCAGAAGACAGGGAAAAGCTTCGTGTGCTTCAGCCCCTGCAGCCCTGGTTCAGCcaggaacagagagaagagctgGCTGAGGTCCATCCCTGGATCCAACAGCACACAATCCCACAGGAGATCAACACACAG GGTTGTGTGAGCTGCAATGCAGGTGTGGGAGTCACCCAATCCCCTCTCCCTACTGCCCCTGACAGCTCATCCCCTCTGGAGAGTCCTGAGCAGGACTCCATCGGACCTGTGGAGGATACTTGA